One Thermococcus eurythermalis DNA segment encodes these proteins:
- a CDS encoding pantoate kinase, which translates to MLVRAFVPAHITAFFVPRFNDDPLRAGSLGAGINLDKGTNIFASIETGTLERHIHVAFNGEPVKREEAVISYSVAERLVPEGFIGEVEIWQYFDFPNGYGFGNSAGGALGTALALSYRFGGTWLRAAQTAHEAEVRHRGGLGDVIAQLAGGIEVRVKAGGPGIGVVDNLFFGDYKVLVVPLGKLSTREVLDGDVVKAIEAEGSKALEKLLAEPTPERMMALARDFAEKTGLLNGEVLELARELDKVISTPSSMIMLGKGLFALVRGEEVESIKAILADLEVPYDIVEIYEGKPRVERWFEGGSK; encoded by the coding sequence ATGCTCGTCAGAGCCTTCGTTCCGGCCCATATCACGGCGTTCTTCGTCCCGCGCTTTAACGATGACCCCCTCAGAGCGGGCTCACTCGGTGCTGGAATCAACCTAGATAAGGGCACAAACATCTTTGCGAGCATAGAAACTGGAACGCTGGAGAGGCACATACACGTTGCCTTCAACGGTGAACCAGTAAAGAGGGAGGAGGCCGTCATAAGCTACTCCGTCGCAGAACGGCTCGTCCCGGAGGGGTTCATAGGCGAGGTCGAAATCTGGCAGTACTTCGACTTCCCCAACGGCTACGGCTTCGGCAACAGCGCCGGCGGTGCCCTGGGGACTGCCCTGGCACTGAGCTACAGGTTCGGGGGGACGTGGCTCAGGGCGGCTCAAACTGCACACGAAGCCGAGGTAAGGCACAGGGGCGGGCTCGGGGACGTCATAGCCCAGCTCGCAGGCGGAATTGAGGTCAGGGTTAAAGCGGGCGGGCCAGGGATAGGCGTCGTTGACAACCTGTTCTTTGGGGACTACAAGGTTCTGGTCGTGCCTCTAGGGAAGCTCTCGACGAGGGAAGTTCTCGACGGGGACGTCGTCAAGGCAATAGAGGCAGAAGGCTCAAAAGCCCTTGAGAAGCTCCTGGCGGAGCCGACACCCGAGCGCATGATGGCCCTTGCGAGGGACTTCGCCGAAAAAACCGGCCTCCTGAACGGTGAAGTCCTTGAGCTGGCGAGGGAGCTGGACAAAGTCATTTCCACTCCCAGCTCGATGATAATGCTCGGAAAAGGTCTCTTCGCGCTCGTAAGGGGAGAAGAGGTTGAGAGCATTAAGGCGATTCTTGCAGACCTCGAAGTGCCATATGACATCGTGGAGATATACGAAGGGAAGCCGAGGGTCGAAAGGTGGTTTGAAGGGGGGTCAAAATGA